The Rhododendron vialii isolate Sample 1 chromosome 6a, ASM3025357v1 genome includes a window with the following:
- the LOC131329038 gene encoding probable serine/threonine-protein kinase At1g54610, translating to MGSVCCKPSAIEDSRESPRDRISSKASSDLRAPRAASSRREEGYRVKDRLDSSDGRAMLIDKQVNGSIRLHGENFERKREKGAYAVATHYPGLGNIPKASEGEQVAAGWPPWLSAVAGEAIRGWVPRRADSFEKLDKIGQGTYSNVYRARDLDQGKIVALKKVRFDNLEPESVRFMAREIHILRRLDHPNVIKLEGLVTSRMSCSLYLVFEYMEHDLAGLASHPGLKFTESQVKCYVQQLLRGLDHCHSRGVLHRDIKGSNLLIDNNGILKIADFGLASFYDPHLNQTLTSRVVTLWYRPPELLLGATFYGTAVDLWSTGCILAELYAGKPIMPGRTEVEQLHKIFKLCGSPSEEYWRKSKLPHATIFKPQQPYRRCVAETFKDFPAPALGLMETLLSIDPADRGSAASALRSEFFTTKPLPCDPSSLPKYPPSKEFDAKVRDEEARRQAAAGDKGHRYDPERKGARESRAFPAPDANAELASSMQKRHSQSNSKSRSEKFNPNPEEVASGFPIDPPRPSQVVEEPSIDPHDQLHKRASSHSGPLVHRAAWAKTGKNLDEAPKISTGANLSTMPGLVAGRRSLLSEDRREKSGPSQHEVPRLISRFPGSFKEASESMMRQDQKIHTQSVAIPRQNEDGRSSSKDPVLLGYGAKGNKIHYSGPLVPSGKMDQMLKDHDRHVQEAVRRARLDKAKLRKLQVEENQLPTNSVFVSGR from the exons atgggcAGTGTTTGTTGTAAGCCCTCTGCTATTGAAGATAGCAGGGAGAGTCCAAGGGATAGGATATCGAGTAAGGCTTCGTCGGACTTGCGGGCCCCAAGGGCGGCTTCGTCGAGGAGAGAAGAAGGGTATAGAGTGAAGGATCGATTGGATAGTAGTGATGGGAGGGCAATGCTAATTGATAAGCAGGTAAATGGTTCGATTCGGTTGCACGGTGAAAATTTtgagaggaagagggagaaggGTGCGTACGCGGTTGCAACGCACTATCCTGGGTTGGGAAACATTCCCAAAGCTTCGGAAGGGGAGCAGGTCGCAGCGGGGTGGCCTCCGTGGTTGTCGGCTGTGGCAGGTGAAGCTATCAGGGGTTGGGTGCCTCGGCGGGCAGATTCTTTTGAGAAGCTGGACAAA ATTGGCCAGGGTACTTACAGTAATGTATATCGGGCCCGTGATCTTGATCAGGGGAAGATTGTTGCTTTAAAGAAAGTTAGGTTTGATAACCTGGAGCCTGAGAGTGTCCGTTTCATGGCGAGGGAAATTCACATTTTGCGTAGACTTGATCATCCTAATGTAATAAAATTGGAAGGTCTAGTTACATCAAGGATGTCTTGCAGCCTGTATCTTGTTTTTGAGTACATGGAGCATGATCTGGCAGGCCTTGCTTCACACCCTGGTCTTAAGTTTACTGAATCACAG GTTAAATGTTACGTGCAGCAACTTTTACGCGGTCTTGATCATTGTCATAGTCGTGGTGTTCTCCATCGTGACATAAAAGGTTCCAACCTTTTAATTGACAATAATGGCATTTTGAAGATTGCAGACTTTGGCCTAGCAAGTTTTTATGATCCTCATCTAAATCAGACATTGACAAGCCGTGTTGTGACTCTCTGGTACCGTCCACCCGAGCTTTTACTTGGTGCTACTTTTTATGGGACTGCTGTGGATTTGTGGAGTACTGGTTGCATCCTTGCGGAATTGTATGCCGGCAAGCCTATTATGCCAGGAAGAACAGAG GTTGAGCAGTTGCATAAAATTTTCAAGCTTTGTGGTTCACCCTCTGAGGAATACTGGAGAAAGTCAAAGTTGCCTCATGCTACCATTTTCAAGCCTCAACAGCCTTACAGACGCTGTGTTGCAGAAACATTCAAGGACTTCCCTGCCCCAGCATTAGGGCTAATGGAGACCCTACTTTCCATAGATCCTGCTGATCGTGGATCTGCTGCTTCTGCTCTAAGAAGTGAG TTCTTTACGACAAAACCACTTCCTTGTGATCCTTCAAGCTTGCCAAAGTATCCTCCCAGCAAGGAATTTGATGCAAAAGTACGCGATGAAGAAGCTAGAAG ACAAGCGGCAGCAGGCGACAAGGGTCACAGATATGACCCAGAAAGGAAGGGAGCACGAGAGTCTCGAGCTTTTCCGGCTCCCGATGCCAATGCCGAATTAGCCTCGTCAATGCAG AAACGACACAGTCAATCAAATTCCAAGAGCCGGAGTGAGAAATTCAATCCTAATCCGGAAGAAGTTGCTTCTGGTTTTCCCATTGACCCGCCTAGGCCATCTCAAGTTGTTGAAGAACCAAGCATTGATCCCCATGATCAACTTCACAAGAGAGCGTCCTCCCATTCTGGCCCACTGGTCCACCGGGCCGCATGGGCAAAGACTGGGAAAAACTTGGATGAGGCTCCAAAGATATCAACTGGGGCCAACTTATCCACAATGCCTGGGTTAGTAGCAGGAAGGAGGAGTTTATTGTCTGAAGACCGCAGAGAGAAATCTGGTCCTTCTCAACATGAAGTTCCAAGATTGATAAGCAGATTTCCAGGGTCATTCAAAGAGGCTTCTGAATCCATGATGAGGCAGGATCAAAAGATTCACACGCAGAGTGTAGCCATTCCTCGTCAGAATGAAGATGGAAGGAGCAGTAGTAAAGATCCAGTTCTT CTTGGTTATGGAGCAAAGGGCAACAAAATTCACTACTCTGGACCACTTGTGCCATCAGGAAAGATGGATCAGATGCTGAAGGACCACGACCGCCATGTCCAGGAGGCAGTAAGACGAGCACGCCTCGACAAGGCTAAATTGAGGAAACTTCAGGTTGAAGAGAACCAATTACCAACCAATTCAGTATTTGTTTCCGGTCGGTGA
- the LOC131330341 gene encoding uncharacterized protein LOC131330341 isoform X1, producing MDNITIFGQADKHLQRTVELLQKNNVRVVIRDEQELNAIRIREEKRRAQAIAAEKLQANRMGKGKQKATCADKRKDNALVELRQHRNGGVVIRDELELHNRQEERNAKAKVVEKRKANSIGKGKQKSTCSNNGKENVSVDLLHHRNGVVIHDELEIRIRQEKRMADAIAVEKLKGTSMGKGKQTGRYANRGEENSKALNDNFISRATLAQRARRDRENRLQQCTAIPLGQCLRVDPPQKRQCLQSLQQNALHAKSTDWEEKAMERKRINSTRLRHWLSNSIVVHALNWYIEVDTQTFWRVMEMKFKPLNSRGV from the exons ATGGATAACATTACTATTTTCGGTCAA GCAGACAAACACTTGCAAAGAACG GTtgaactcctccaaaaaaacaATGTCAGGGTTGTGATACGCGATGAGCAAGAACTCAACGCTATTCGTATTCGTGAA GAAAAACGAAGGGCTCAAGCAATAGCTGCGGAAAAACTACAGGCAAACCGTatgggaaaaggaaaacaaaaggctACATGTGCGGACAAGCGGAAAGATAATGCCTTG GTTGAACTTCGTCAACATAGAAATGGTGGAGTTGTGATCCGCGATGAGTTAGAACTTCATAATCGTCAA GAGGAACGAAATGCTAAAGCAAAAGTTGTGGAAAAACGAAAGGCAAACTCTATTGGCAAGGGGAAACAAAAGTCTACATGTTCGAACAACGGAAAAGAAAATGTCTCG GTTGATCTTCTTCATCATAGAAATGGAGTTGTAATCCACGATGAGCTTGAGATTCGTATTCGTCAG GAGAAAAGAATGGCAGATGCAATAGCTGTGGAAAAACTGAAGGGAACCTCTATGGGTAAGGGAAAACAGACTGGAAGATATGCAAATAGGGGCGAAGAAAACTCCAAG GCACTCAATGATAATTTTATATCGAGAGCAACATTAGCCCAACGTGCACGACGAGATCGAGAAAATAGATTACAACAATGCACTGCGATTCCCCTTGGACAATGCTTGCGAGTAGACCCTCCACAAAAGCGACAATGTCTGCAATCTCTACAACAGAATGCACTACATGCAAAATCCACG GATTGGGAGGAAAAGGCTATGGAGCGAAAGAGGATCAATTCAACTAGATTGCGTCATTGGCTGTCGAATAGT ATTGTGGTTCATGCTTTGAACTGGTACATAGAAGTTGATACTCAAACCTTTTGGAGAGTCATGGAAATGAAGTTTAAGCCTCTCAATTCCAGAGGAGTCTAA
- the LOC131330341 gene encoding uncharacterized protein LOC131330341 isoform X2, translated as MDNITIFGQVELLQKNNVRVVIRDEQELNAIRIREEKRRAQAIAAEKLQANRMGKGKQKATCADKRKDNALVELRQHRNGGVVIRDELELHNRQEERNAKAKVVEKRKANSIGKGKQKSTCSNNGKENVSVDLLHHRNGVVIHDELEIRIRQEKRMADAIAVEKLKGTSMGKGKQTGRYANRGEENSKALNDNFISRATLAQRARRDRENRLQQCTAIPLGQCLRVDPPQKRQCLQSLQQNALHAKSTDWEEKAMERKRINSTRLRHWLSNSIVVHALNWYIEVDTQTFWRVMEMKFKPLNSRGV; from the exons ATGGATAACATTACTATTTTCGGTCAA GTtgaactcctccaaaaaaacaATGTCAGGGTTGTGATACGCGATGAGCAAGAACTCAACGCTATTCGTATTCGTGAA GAAAAACGAAGGGCTCAAGCAATAGCTGCGGAAAAACTACAGGCAAACCGTatgggaaaaggaaaacaaaaggctACATGTGCGGACAAGCGGAAAGATAATGCCTTG GTTGAACTTCGTCAACATAGAAATGGTGGAGTTGTGATCCGCGATGAGTTAGAACTTCATAATCGTCAA GAGGAACGAAATGCTAAAGCAAAAGTTGTGGAAAAACGAAAGGCAAACTCTATTGGCAAGGGGAAACAAAAGTCTACATGTTCGAACAACGGAAAAGAAAATGTCTCG GTTGATCTTCTTCATCATAGAAATGGAGTTGTAATCCACGATGAGCTTGAGATTCGTATTCGTCAG GAGAAAAGAATGGCAGATGCAATAGCTGTGGAAAAACTGAAGGGAACCTCTATGGGTAAGGGAAAACAGACTGGAAGATATGCAAATAGGGGCGAAGAAAACTCCAAG GCACTCAATGATAATTTTATATCGAGAGCAACATTAGCCCAACGTGCACGACGAGATCGAGAAAATAGATTACAACAATGCACTGCGATTCCCCTTGGACAATGCTTGCGAGTAGACCCTCCACAAAAGCGACAATGTCTGCAATCTCTACAACAGAATGCACTACATGCAAAATCCACG GATTGGGAGGAAAAGGCTATGGAGCGAAAGAGGATCAATTCAACTAGATTGCGTCATTGGCTGTCGAATAGT ATTGTGGTTCATGCTTTGAACTGGTACATAGAAGTTGATACTCAAACCTTTTGGAGAGTCATGGAAATGAAGTTTAAGCCTCTCAATTCCAGAGGAGTCTAA
- the LOC131330341 gene encoding uncharacterized protein LOC131330341 isoform X3 — MDNITIFGQADKHLQRTVELLQKNNVRVVIRDEQELNAIRIREEKRRAQAIAAEKLQANRMGKGKQKATCADKRKDNALVELRQHRNGGVVIRDELELHNRQEERNAKAKVVEKRKANSIGKGKQKSTCSNNGKENVSVDLLHHRNGVVIHDELEIRIRQALNDNFISRATLAQRARRDRENRLQQCTAIPLGQCLRVDPPQKRQCLQSLQQNALHAKSTDWEEKAMERKRINSTRLRHWLSNSIVVHALNWYIEVDTQTFWRVMEMKFKPLNSRGV; from the exons ATGGATAACATTACTATTTTCGGTCAA GCAGACAAACACTTGCAAAGAACG GTtgaactcctccaaaaaaacaATGTCAGGGTTGTGATACGCGATGAGCAAGAACTCAACGCTATTCGTATTCGTGAA GAAAAACGAAGGGCTCAAGCAATAGCTGCGGAAAAACTACAGGCAAACCGTatgggaaaaggaaaacaaaaggctACATGTGCGGACAAGCGGAAAGATAATGCCTTG GTTGAACTTCGTCAACATAGAAATGGTGGAGTTGTGATCCGCGATGAGTTAGAACTTCATAATCGTCAA GAGGAACGAAATGCTAAAGCAAAAGTTGTGGAAAAACGAAAGGCAAACTCTATTGGCAAGGGGAAACAAAAGTCTACATGTTCGAACAACGGAAAAGAAAATGTCTCG GTTGATCTTCTTCATCATAGAAATGGAGTTGTAATCCACGATGAGCTTGAGATTCGTATTCGTCAG GCACTCAATGATAATTTTATATCGAGAGCAACATTAGCCCAACGTGCACGACGAGATCGAGAAAATAGATTACAACAATGCACTGCGATTCCCCTTGGACAATGCTTGCGAGTAGACCCTCCACAAAAGCGACAATGTCTGCAATCTCTACAACAGAATGCACTACATGCAAAATCCACG GATTGGGAGGAAAAGGCTATGGAGCGAAAGAGGATCAATTCAACTAGATTGCGTCATTGGCTGTCGAATAGT ATTGTGGTTCATGCTTTGAACTGGTACATAGAAGTTGATACTCAAACCTTTTGGAGAGTCATGGAAATGAAGTTTAAGCCTCTCAATTCCAGAGGAGTCTAA
- the LOC131330341 gene encoding uncharacterized protein LOC131330341 isoform X4: MGKGKQKATCADKRKDNALVELRQHRNGGVVIRDELELHNRQEERNAKAKVVEKRKANSIGKGKQKSTCSNNGKENVSVDLLHHRNGVVIHDELEIRIRQEKRMADAIAVEKLKGTSMGKGKQTGRYANRGEENSKALNDNFISRATLAQRARRDRENRLQQCTAIPLGQCLRVDPPQKRQCLQSLQQNALHAKSTDWEEKAMERKRINSTRLRHWLSNSIVVHALNWYIEVDTQTFWRVMEMKFKPLNSRGV; the protein is encoded by the exons atgggaaaaggaaaacaaaaggctACATGTGCGGACAAGCGGAAAGATAATGCCTTG GTTGAACTTCGTCAACATAGAAATGGTGGAGTTGTGATCCGCGATGAGTTAGAACTTCATAATCGTCAA GAGGAACGAAATGCTAAAGCAAAAGTTGTGGAAAAACGAAAGGCAAACTCTATTGGCAAGGGGAAACAAAAGTCTACATGTTCGAACAACGGAAAAGAAAATGTCTCG GTTGATCTTCTTCATCATAGAAATGGAGTTGTAATCCACGATGAGCTTGAGATTCGTATTCGTCAG GAGAAAAGAATGGCAGATGCAATAGCTGTGGAAAAACTGAAGGGAACCTCTATGGGTAAGGGAAAACAGACTGGAAGATATGCAAATAGGGGCGAAGAAAACTCCAAG GCACTCAATGATAATTTTATATCGAGAGCAACATTAGCCCAACGTGCACGACGAGATCGAGAAAATAGATTACAACAATGCACTGCGATTCCCCTTGGACAATGCTTGCGAGTAGACCCTCCACAAAAGCGACAATGTCTGCAATCTCTACAACAGAATGCACTACATGCAAAATCCACG GATTGGGAGGAAAAGGCTATGGAGCGAAAGAGGATCAATTCAACTAGATTGCGTCATTGGCTGTCGAATAGT ATTGTGGTTCATGCTTTGAACTGGTACATAGAAGTTGATACTCAAACCTTTTGGAGAGTCATGGAAATGAAGTTTAAGCCTCTCAATTCCAGAGGAGTCTAA
- the LOC131329423 gene encoding uncharacterized protein LOC131329423 codes for MASSGFFLICLLHSAVALTSGAMMIFYTNEVFVFGHGFEIASKLVGSTPHDQLLIRTSDSFSGLLLFAIGFLLFMVAFVKDREFQGFFAKGCVLLHVAMAIWRVCFERKLETLDHDWLRKVVGDLVLGLSWRH; via the exons ATGGCATCATCTGGTTTCTTCCTTATTTGTTTGCTACACTCTGCGGTTGCTTTGACTTCTGGAGCTATGATGATCTTTTACACCAACGAGGTCTTTGTGTTTGGCCATGGCTTCGAAATCGCGAGTAAGCTTGTCGGATCAACGCCACATGATCAACTCTTGATTCGAACCTCCGATTCCTTTTCTGGGTTGCTTTTGTTTGCCATTGGGTTTCTTCTGTTCATGGTGGCATTTGTTAAGGACAGAGAGTTTCAGGGCTTCTTTGCTAAAGGGTGTGTGCTGCTTCATGTTGCCATGGCAATTTGGAGAGTTTGCTTTGAGAGGAAGCTTGAAACGTTGGACCACGATTGGCTGAGGAAGGTTGTTGGAGACTTGGTGTTGGGGCTTTCTTGG AGGCATTGA